The Acidimicrobiales bacterium genome includes a window with the following:
- a CDS encoding SDR family oxidoreductase — MTGAGRGMGRSCADALADTVDALVLVDRDPDLLTTARDQLAATDATVTAFVADVTDRTRLEQLAGLVAELGALTSVAHAAGISPTMAAWPQIFAVDLVGSALVLDVLTPLVTTGTAAVCFASMAAQIVVPHGDPRIDAVLDDPLHTDLSSRLADAIGETIADTAVAYGWAKRGVQRLVRREALRWGRVGGRVCSVSPGIIDTPQGAQEAAAQPAMTALVDLSPVRRFGRPEEVADVVAFLLSHKASFITGTDVLIDGGVCAALGLD; from the coding sequence GTGACCGGCGCCGGGCGCGGGATGGGCCGATCCTGTGCCGACGCACTCGCCGACACCGTCGACGCCCTGGTGCTCGTCGACCGCGACCCCGACCTCCTCACCACCGCCCGCGACCAGCTAGCGGCCACCGATGCGACCGTGACCGCCTTCGTCGCCGACGTGACCGACCGGACGCGCCTCGAGCAGCTCGCCGGACTGGTCGCCGAGCTCGGAGCCCTGACCTCGGTCGCGCACGCAGCCGGCATCTCCCCGACCATGGCCGCGTGGCCGCAGATCTTCGCGGTCGATCTGGTGGGCTCCGCCCTCGTCCTCGATGTCCTCACCCCCCTGGTGACGACCGGCACCGCGGCGGTGTGCTTCGCGTCGATGGCGGCCCAGATCGTCGTCCCTCACGGCGACCCCCGCATCGATGCCGTCCTCGACGATCCGCTGCACACGGACCTGTCCAGCCGGCTCGCCGATGCCATCGGTGAAACGATCGCCGACACCGCTGTCGCCTACGGATGGGCCAAACGCGGCGTACAACGCCTGGTACGACGCGAAGCGCTCCGCTGGGGACGCGTGGGAGGTCGGGTGTGCTCGGTGTCACCGGGCATCATCGACACCCCCCAGGGTGCCCAGGAAGCCGCCGCCCAACCAGCCATGACGGCCCTCGTCGACCTGTCTCCGGTACGCCGGTTCGGTCGCCCGGAGGAGGTCGCCGACGTCGTCGCCTTCCTCCTGTCCCATAAGGCCTCCTTCATCACGGGCACCGATGTGCTCATCGACGGCGGCGTCTGTGCAGCGCTCGGACTCGACTGA
- a CDS encoding TetR/AcrR family transcriptional regulator: protein MAEEPPATVRQRQAAETKQHLLNAAVDVFEERGYQATSVGAITQRAATAHGTFYLYFKNKEDAFCQVMETVIPELSPPAALPPDLEFRDGIEHVIRAFIVAYRPRVGMWRAVLEGMLQSERVRELWLDLRRTLVHGIAAVVESECKRGLVRPVDPLMTAHALAAMTDWFAFMHFGLQEPPVVGTDQEPDDEQAIGVLVDLWLHSLYGQV, encoded by the coding sequence GTGGCGGAGGAGCCACCCGCGACAGTCCGTCAACGGCAAGCGGCGGAGACCAAGCAGCACCTGCTGAACGCCGCCGTCGACGTGTTCGAGGAGCGGGGTTACCAGGCGACGAGCGTGGGGGCGATCACCCAGCGGGCCGCGACCGCGCACGGCACCTTCTACCTCTACTTCAAGAACAAAGAGGACGCCTTCTGCCAGGTGATGGAGACCGTCATCCCGGAGTTGTCCCCGCCGGCGGCCCTGCCGCCCGACCTGGAGTTCCGCGACGGCATCGAGCACGTGATCAGAGCGTTCATCGTCGCCTACCGCCCGCGGGTCGGGATGTGGCGGGCGGTGCTGGAGGGGATGCTGCAGTCGGAGCGGGTGCGGGAGCTGTGGCTCGACCTGCGGCGCACGCTGGTGCACGGCATCGCCGCGGTCGTCGAGTCGGAGTGCAAGCGGGGGCTGGTGCGCCCGGTCGACCCGCTGATGACGGCCCACGCGCTGGCGGCGATGACGGACTGGTTCGCGTTCATGCACTTCGGCCTGCAGGAGCCGCCGGTGGTCGGCACCGACCAGGAGCCCGACGACGAGCAGGCGATCGGCGTTCTGGTCGACCTGTGGCTGCATTCCCTGTACGGCCAGGTCTGA
- a CDS encoding UPF0182 family protein translates to MLIVALVALFFLLTSLRGIAGFYTDYLWYDSLGLWSVQRGILGAQLSLALIFIAAFFLLAWSNLYVTEVVAPPFRPAGPEDELLERYHDLVAGRMTRVRTIVAGLLALIAGSGASAEWNSWLLFTNGGEFGVKDPQFNRDVGFYVFKLPFMSFVVDWLFASLLIVLIVSAVAHYLNGGIRVQPPSPRVSPQVKAHLSVLLAALALVKTADYYLQRFELTASTRGVVDGASYTDVHAQLPALNLLVLISVAAAALFVGNIFRRGWALPLVAVVLWGFVAIVVGGIYPQFVQWRTVTPNVLAKEETYIDRNITATRDAMGLGEVTSNPFDPKDDAADVNLVDSASTIRNIRLWDPANNISGEAFSQLQQIRDYYRIGDIDVDRYAVDGQPTQVNLGIRNLQPGNVPGNSWEQSHLAYTHGYGAVMAPSNATQDGEPDFLMRDIPVQSDVEGLTLSDQGAGVYIGEDLSGYSVVDTGRDEVDYQAEEGTQTTTYEGEDGVGVGSFVRKAAFALRFGDINPLLSSYLTGDSKVIYIRDVVDRVHALAPFLHADADPYPVVLDGKVTWVVDLYTTTDRYPYAQRAETDQLADASDLDHRFNYVRNSVKATVDAYDGTVTFYVMDTDDPIIDAYRKAFPELFTDGDEMPGDLESHLRYPEDLFRVQTTAWGRYHLENPREWYDAGDAWQVAADPGTNVIRVNSTTDTTAAGSSASTSTSTSSADPIPPYYQLLQLPEEQDAEFVLMRPFVPAARESSRQQLTAFMVARMDPGHYGELGVYTMPQGNLPEGPSLVRAAMRADETVADEESLLGVRTGGSRVIYGNLMMVPVDGSLLYVQPLYVESESAGRIPRLTKVILMLDDDVVIENTLQEALTTMFGEAVPTQETGDPTQPEEPSEGEGEGGGEAPSGSAAEQAAQLLDEANQLFDDAGAALEDQDLARYGDLQEQAEEKVAEASEILGAGGSGSSPATTTTTAPASDESAAGADADVLDTFDAPASSSPTTTTTTEPPEPLARGA, encoded by the coding sequence GTGCTCATCGTGGCGCTCGTCGCCCTGTTCTTCCTCCTCACCTCGTTGCGGGGGATCGCCGGCTTCTACACGGACTACCTCTGGTACGACTCGCTGGGCCTGTGGAGCGTGCAGCGGGGGATCCTGGGGGCGCAGCTCAGCCTGGCGCTGATCTTCATCGCCGCGTTCTTCCTGCTGGCGTGGTCCAACCTCTACGTCACCGAGGTGGTGGCGCCGCCGTTCCGTCCCGCCGGGCCCGAGGACGAGCTGCTCGAGCGCTACCACGACCTGGTCGCCGGGCGGATGACCCGGGTGCGCACGATCGTCGCCGGCCTGCTGGCGCTGATCGCCGGGTCGGGGGCCTCGGCCGAGTGGAACTCGTGGCTCCTGTTCACCAACGGCGGCGAGTTCGGGGTCAAGGACCCCCAGTTCAACCGCGACGTCGGCTTCTACGTCTTCAAGCTGCCGTTCATGTCGTTCGTGGTCGACTGGCTGTTCGCGTCGCTGCTGATCGTGCTGATCGTCTCGGCGGTGGCCCACTACCTGAACGGCGGCATCCGGGTGCAGCCGCCGTCGCCGCGGGTCAGCCCGCAGGTGAAGGCCCACCTGTCGGTGCTGCTGGCGGCGCTGGCCCTCGTCAAGACCGCCGACTACTACCTGCAGCGCTTCGAGCTGACGGCGTCGACCCGGGGCGTGGTCGACGGGGCCAGTTACACGGACGTCCATGCCCAGCTCCCGGCACTCAACCTGCTGGTGCTGATCTCGGTCGCCGCCGCGGCCCTGTTCGTCGGCAACATCTTCCGCCGGGGTTGGGCGCTGCCGCTGGTGGCGGTGGTGCTGTGGGGCTTCGTGGCCATCGTGGTGGGCGGGATCTACCCCCAGTTCGTGCAGTGGCGGACGGTCACGCCGAACGTGCTGGCCAAGGAAGAGACGTACATCGACCGCAACATCACGGCCACCCGCGACGCCATGGGGCTCGGCGAGGTGACGTCGAACCCGTTCGACCCCAAGGACGACGCGGCCGACGTCAACCTGGTCGACAGCGCGTCCACGATCCGCAACATCCGCCTGTGGGACCCGGCCAACAACATCTCCGGCGAGGCCTTCTCCCAGCTCCAGCAGATCCGTGACTACTACCGGATCGGCGACATCGACGTCGACCGCTACGCCGTCGACGGCCAGCCCACGCAGGTGAACCTGGGCATCCGCAACCTGCAGCCGGGCAACGTGCCGGGCAACTCGTGGGAGCAGAGCCACCTGGCCTACACCCACGGCTACGGGGCGGTGATGGCGCCGTCGAACGCCACGCAGGACGGCGAGCCCGACTTCCTCATGCGCGACATCCCGGTGCAGTCCGACGTCGAGGGCCTGACGCTGAGCGACCAGGGCGCCGGCGTCTACATCGGCGAGGACCTGAGCGGCTACTCGGTGGTCGACACCGGGCGCGACGAGGTCGACTACCAGGCCGAGGAGGGCACGCAGACCACCACCTACGAGGGCGAGGACGGCGTCGGTGTCGGGTCGTTCGTGCGCAAGGCCGCGTTCGCCCTGCGCTTCGGCGACATCAACCCGCTGCTGTCGAGCTACCTGACCGGCGACTCGAAGGTCATCTACATCCGCGACGTGGTCGACCGGGTGCACGCCCTGGCGCCGTTCCTCCACGCGGATGCCGACCCGTACCCCGTGGTGCTCGACGGCAAGGTGACGTGGGTGGTCGACCTGTACACGACCACCGACCGCTACCCCTACGCCCAGCGGGCCGAGACCGACCAGCTCGCCGACGCCAGCGACCTCGACCACCGCTTCAACTACGTGCGCAACTCGGTGAAGGCCACCGTCGACGCCTACGACGGCACCGTCACCTTCTACGTGATGGACACCGACGATCCCATCATCGACGCCTACCGCAAGGCGTTCCCCGAGCTGTTCACCGACGGCGACGAGATGCCGGGCGATCTGGAGTCGCACCTGCGCTACCCCGAGGACCTGTTCCGGGTGCAGACCACCGCGTGGGGCCGCTACCACCTGGAGAACCCGCGGGAGTGGTACGACGCCGGCGACGCCTGGCAGGTGGCCGCCGACCCGGGCACCAACGTGATCCGGGTCAACTCCACCACCGACACCACGGCTGCGGGGTCGTCGGCGTCGACGTCGACCAGCACGTCGAGCGCCGACCCGATCCCGCCCTACTACCAGCTGCTCCAGCTGCCCGAGGAGCAGGACGCCGAGTTCGTGCTGATGCGGCCGTTCGTGCCGGCGGCCCGGGAGAGCAGCCGGCAGCAGCTCACGGCGTTCATGGTCGCCCGGATGGACCCGGGGCACTACGGCGAGCTGGGCGTGTACACGATGCCGCAGGGGAACCTGCCCGAGGGGCCGTCGCTGGTGCGCGCCGCGATGCGCGCCGACGAGACGGTGGCCGACGAGGAATCACTGCTCGGTGTCAGGACAGGTGGGTCTCGGGTGATCTACGGCAACCTGATGATGGTGCCGGTCGACGGGAGCCTCCTGTACGTGCAGCCGCTGTACGTCGAGTCGGAGAGCGCGGGGCGCATCCCCCGGCTCACGAAGGTCATCCTGATGCTCGACGACGACGTGGTCATCGAGAACACCCTGCAGGAGGCCCTCACCACGATGTTCGGCGAGGCCGTCCCGACGCAGGAGACCGGCGACCCGACGCAGCCCGAGGAACCCTCGGAGGGCGAGGGTGAGGGCGGCGGCGAGGCGCCGTCGGGCTCGGCGGCGGAGCAGGCGGCCCAGCTGCTCGACGAGGCCAACCAGCTGTTCGACGACGCCGGGGCGGCGCTGGAGGACCAGGACCTCGCCCGCTACGGCGATCTCCAGGAGCAGGCCGAGGAGAAGGTGGCCGAGGCATCCGAGATCCTGGGCGCCGGCGGTTCCGGCTCGTCGCCCGCCACCACGACCACCACGGCGCCGGCCTCCGACGAGTCCGCCGCGGGCGCCGACGCCGACGTCCTGGACACCTTCGACGCTCCCGCCTCGTCGTCTCCGACCACCACGACCACCACCGAACCCCCCGAACCGTTGGCCCGCGGGGCGTAG
- a CDS encoding PDZ domain-containing protein → MVTLPGPPTRTGPRHPWILAVVGLLLLAFVFGAARFDLPYYAFRPGQVRDTSNLISVDGVETFEAAGSVSYTTVSLRRLTLFGFLDAKLDDDVEIVDEETVLGDRDPDENRELNLQMMDTSKQVATQVALEKLGYTVEVSATGERVLDVQEDTPAEGVMEPGDMIVAVEGERIDDPGDLARILSDNHPGDEVDIKVRPYTASSEKDLKLELAAAPDDPDRGIMGVRVQADGVEYHFPIDVSFDTGDVGGPSAGLAFTLGLLDKLSPGELTGGAPVAVTGTISSDGTVGPVGGTGQKAAAVRRAGIEVFLVPAADYEEAAAHAGDVKVVKVETLDDALAALADLGGNGLDLPTAPAPASPAR, encoded by the coding sequence ATGGTAACCCTGCCGGGGCCTCCAACCCGGACAGGCCCGCGGCACCCGTGGATCCTCGCCGTCGTCGGCCTGCTCCTGCTGGCTTTCGTGTTCGGTGCGGCCCGCTTCGACCTGCCGTACTACGCCTTCCGTCCCGGTCAGGTGCGCGACACCAGCAACCTCATCTCGGTCGACGGGGTCGAGACCTTCGAGGCCGCGGGGTCGGTGAGCTACACGACGGTGTCGCTGCGCCGGCTCACGCTGTTCGGGTTCCTCGACGCCAAGCTCGACGACGACGTGGAGATCGTGGACGAGGAGACGGTGCTCGGCGACCGCGACCCCGACGAGAACCGCGAGCTCAACCTGCAGATGATGGACACGTCGAAGCAGGTGGCCACCCAGGTGGCGCTGGAGAAGCTCGGCTACACGGTGGAGGTGAGCGCCACCGGAGAGCGGGTGCTCGACGTGCAGGAGGACACACCGGCCGAAGGTGTGATGGAGCCCGGCGACATGATCGTGGCCGTAGAGGGCGAGCGGATCGACGACCCCGGCGACCTGGCCCGCATCCTGTCCGACAACCACCCCGGCGACGAGGTCGACATCAAGGTGCGGCCCTACACGGCCAGCTCGGAGAAGGACCTCAAGCTGGAGCTGGCGGCGGCGCCCGACGACCCCGACCGGGGGATCATGGGCGTGAGGGTGCAGGCCGACGGCGTCGAGTACCACTTCCCGATCGACGTCTCGTTCGACACCGGCGACGTCGGTGGCCCGTCGGCGGGGCTGGCGTTCACGCTGGGCCTGCTCGACAAGCTGTCGCCCGGCGAGCTGACCGGCGGTGCCCCGGTGGCGGTCACGGGCACGATCTCGTCGGACGGCACGGTGGGCCCGGTCGGGGGTACGGGGCAGAAAGCCGCCGCGGTGCGGCGGGCGGGCATCGAGGTGTTCCTGGTGCCGGCCGCCGACTACGAGGAGGCGGCCGCCCACGCCGGTGACGTGAAGGTCGTGAAGGTGGAGACCCTCGACGACGCTCTGGCGGCGCTGGCCGACCTCGGCGGCAACGGTCTCGACCTCCCCACGGCGCCCGCTCCGGCTTCCCCGGCCCGCTGA
- a CDS encoding DivIVA domain-containing protein translates to MSPDLDTDAASIARRQFSSARKGFDPDEVRAYLRELADVVDGLRRREKELLARAEAAEARATQVESLDEHRLVELLGEETARILDAGRVASSDIRRKAEESAGRLISESNDEAHRLRQDTEVELAKRRIEVNVELDSLRAEASAELDRRRAEGAELVAEIRRSAQAEADELVDEAQVVRERMLGDLSRRRRAAREQLERLNAARERLLAAYDVVRRTVDEATGELTVALPEAKVAGESAMRRVNEEPEPTVEELEDLVTMARIAGLLDPSSLPPEDPEPAPDLGLQPDAVVAVVEPAPVEEPVVAVVEPEPEPEPEPEPVVVAEPEPVVEPESEPEPEVAEVEEDEGFDLDEWDDEYDDDEYVETAPAVASNVDALFARLKADTEVVAVAVLDDDEDDEPEHYDETEELEGSGDELDAVEEVEDVELEDLEDIELEDIEEDDEAAYASAPVAGDGELVQLRDTTLAAVEHELNRRLKRVLADEQNEVLDLLRRTKPTTSDDFLPALGSHTARYTEAAREELGAAASWGAAAVGGEPDGSHDALAVELGQTVVEPLRERIARSFSAAGGDIEEVTGRLRALYREWKSQRIAAAVRHYAVAAYAQGAYGAVPDGTPLRWLVDRTSDPCPDADDNALAGAVCKGEAFPTGDHCPPAHLGCRCMVVPAE, encoded by the coding sequence ATGTCCCCTGACCTCGACACGGATGCCGCCAGCATCGCCCGCCGCCAGTTCTCGTCGGCCCGCAAGGGCTTCGATCCCGACGAGGTGCGGGCCTACCTGCGCGAGCTGGCCGACGTGGTCGACGGGCTGCGGCGCCGGGAGAAGGAGCTCCTCGCCCGGGCGGAGGCGGCCGAGGCGCGGGCGACGCAGGTCGAGTCCCTCGACGAGCACCGCCTGGTGGAGCTGCTGGGCGAGGAGACGGCCCGGATCCTCGACGCCGGCCGGGTGGCGTCGTCCGACATCCGGCGCAAGGCCGAGGAGTCGGCGGGGCGGCTGATCAGCGAGTCGAACGACGAGGCGCACCGGCTGCGGCAGGACACCGAGGTCGAGCTGGCGAAGCGACGGATCGAGGTGAACGTCGAGCTGGACTCGTTGCGGGCCGAGGCCTCGGCGGAGCTCGACCGACGTCGGGCCGAGGGAGCCGAGCTGGTGGCCGAGATCCGGCGGTCGGCGCAGGCCGAGGCCGACGAGCTGGTGGACGAGGCCCAGGTGGTGCGGGAGCGGATGCTGGGCGACCTGTCCCGGCGTCGACGTGCCGCCCGGGAGCAGCTGGAGCGGCTGAACGCGGCGCGGGAGCGGCTGCTGGCGGCCTACGACGTGGTGCGGCGCACGGTCGACGAGGCGACGGGGGAGCTGACCGTGGCGCTCCCGGAGGCGAAGGTCGCCGGCGAGTCGGCGATGCGGCGGGTCAACGAGGAGCCCGAGCCGACGGTCGAGGAGCTGGAGGACCTGGTCACGATGGCCCGGATCGCCGGCCTGCTCGACCCGTCGAGCCTGCCCCCGGAGGACCCCGAGCCGGCGCCCGACCTGGGCCTCCAGCCCGACGCGGTGGTCGCCGTCGTGGAGCCGGCGCCGGTCGAGGAGCCGGTGGTCGCGGTCGTGGAGCCCGAACCCGAGCCGGAGCCCGAGCCGGAACCCGTCGTCGTGGCGGAGCCCGAACCGGTCGTCGAGCCCGAGTCCGAGCCGGAGCCCGAGGTCGCCGAGGTCGAGGAAGACGAGGGGTTCGACCTCGACGAGTGGGACGACGAGTACGACGACGACGAGTACGTCGAGACGGCCCCGGCCGTGGCCTCCAACGTCGACGCCCTGTTCGCCCGCCTCAAGGCCGACACCGAGGTGGTTGCCGTCGCCGTCCTGGACGACGACGAGGACGACGAGCCCGAGCACTACGACGAGACCGAGGAGCTCGAGGGTTCCGGAGACGAGCTCGACGCCGTCGAGGAAGTCGAGGACGTCGAGCTGGAGGACCTCGAGGACATCGAGCTGGAGGACATCGAGGAGGACGACGAGGCCGCCTACGCCTCCGCTCCCGTCGCCGGTGACGGGGAGCTGGTCCAGCTGCGCGACACCACCCTCGCCGCCGTCGAGCACGAGCTGAACCGCCGGCTCAAGCGGGTCCTCGCCGACGAGCAGAACGAGGTCCTCGACCTCCTGCGTCGCACCAAGCCCACCACCAGCGACGACTTCCTCCCCGCCCTCGGCAGCCACACCGCCCGCTACACCGAGGCCGCCCGCGAGGAGCTGGGCGCGGCGGCGTCGTGGGGCGCCGCGGCCGTGGGGGGCGAGCCCGACGGGTCGCACGACGCCCTGGCCGTCGAGCTGGGCCAGACCGTGGTCGAGCCGCTGCGGGAGCGGATCGCCCGCTCGTTCAGCGCCGCCGGCGGCGACATCGAGGAGGTGACCGGCCGCCTCCGCGCCCTGTACCGCGAGTGGAAGAGCCAGCGGATCGCCGCGGCGGTCCGCCACTACGCCGTGGCCGCCTACGCCCAGGGCGCCTACGGGGCGGTCCCCGACGGCACCCCGCTGCGCTGGCTGGTCGACCGCACCAGCGACCCGTGCCCCGACGCCGACGACAACGCCCTGGCCGGCGCGGTGTGCAAGGGCGAGGCTTTCCCGACCGGCGACCATTGCCCGCCAGCCCATCTGGGCTGCCGCTGCATGGTCGTGCCGGCGGAGTAG
- the bioB gene encoding biotin synthase BioB: MTDTAPTLLEGARTALLEEGRELTLRELADLAALPDDDVPALAALAHEVRLARCGDTVEVEGILSAKTGGCPEDCSFCSQSSKFDSPVKAVPLLDHDEILSAARETAAVGASEFCLVYAVRGPDERLMAHLEEVVPLVERETDLQVAVSAGILDADQARRLAAAGTHRYNHNLETAKSHFGRIVTTHSWQERFDTCRLVKDEGMELCCGVLLGMGESAEQRIELLGQLRDVGPAEVPVNFLSPRPGTPLADRPLVGALDAIRWIAVFRLALPEVILRYAGGREVTLGDLQELGMQAGINALIVGNYLTTLGRRPQEDLEMLVELRMPIGALTKVL; the protein is encoded by the coding sequence GTGACGGACACGGCTCCCACGCTGCTGGAAGGTGCCCGGACCGCCCTGCTGGAGGAAGGTCGTGAGCTGACGCTCCGCGAGCTGGCCGACCTGGCGGCGCTCCCCGACGACGACGTCCCCGCGCTGGCGGCCCTCGCCCACGAGGTGCGCCTGGCCCGCTGCGGTGACACGGTCGAGGTGGAGGGCATCCTCTCGGCCAAGACCGGCGGCTGCCCGGAGGACTGCTCGTTCTGCTCGCAGTCGTCGAAGTTCGACTCGCCGGTGAAGGCCGTGCCGCTGCTCGACCACGACGAGATCCTGTCGGCGGCCCGGGAGACGGCGGCCGTCGGCGCCAGCGAGTTCTGCCTGGTCTACGCCGTGCGCGGTCCCGACGAGCGGCTGATGGCCCACCTCGAGGAGGTCGTGCCGCTGGTCGAGCGGGAGACCGACCTGCAGGTGGCGGTGAGCGCCGGGATCCTCGACGCCGACCAGGCCCGGCGCCTGGCCGCGGCGGGCACGCACCGCTACAACCACAACCTGGAGACCGCGAAGTCGCACTTCGGGCGCATCGTCACCACCCACAGCTGGCAGGAGCGCTTCGACACCTGCCGGCTCGTGAAGGACGAGGGCATGGAGCTGTGCTGCGGCGTGCTGCTGGGCATGGGCGAGAGCGCCGAGCAGCGCATCGAGCTGCTGGGTCAGCTGCGGGACGTCGGGCCGGCCGAGGTGCCGGTGAACTTCCTGTCGCCCCGCCCGGGGACGCCGCTGGCCGACCGGCCGCTGGTGGGGGCGCTCGACGCCATCCGCTGGATCGCCGTGTTCCGGCTGGCGCTGCCCGAGGTGATCCTGCGCTACGCCGGCGGGCGGGAGGTCACGCTCGGCGACCTGCAGGAGCTGGGCATGCAGGCGGGCATCAACGCCCTCATCGTGGGTAACTACCTCACCACGCTGGGGCGGCGCCCCCAGGAGGACCTGGAGATGCTCGTCGAGCTGCGCATGCCGATCGGCGCCCTCACGAAGGTCCTGTGA
- a CDS encoding HEAT repeat domain-containing protein produces the protein MALAGHAGDAATARGYLGDDDASVRATALAALERAGDLQTDDLVTALDDGSPVVRQRAAELAAGRPGDVAPTLLTTLDDPEPAVVETAAWASGERVPAESGAVTALSAIARQHDDPLCREAAVAALGALADPAGLPAILDATHDKPAIRRRAVLALAPFDGPEVDAALERALEDRDWQVRQAAEDLR, from the coding sequence GTGGCGCTCGCGGGACACGCAGGCGATGCCGCCACTGCCCGTGGTTACCTCGGTGACGACGACGCGTCGGTGCGGGCCACCGCGCTGGCGGCGCTCGAACGGGCCGGCGACCTGCAGACGGACGACCTGGTCACGGCACTCGACGACGGCTCGCCGGTGGTCCGCCAGCGGGCCGCCGAGCTGGCGGCGGGACGGCCGGGCGACGTCGCCCCCACGCTGCTGACGACGCTCGACGACCCCGAGCCGGCGGTGGTGGAGACCGCGGCCTGGGCGTCGGGCGAGCGCGTGCCGGCCGAGAGCGGGGCGGTCACCGCGCTGTCCGCCATCGCCCGCCAGCACGACGACCCGCTGTGCCGCGAGGCCGCGGTGGCGGCGCTGGGTGCCCTGGCCGACCCGGCCGGGCTGCCCGCCATCCTCGACGCCACCCACGACAAGCCGGCGATCCGCCGCCGGGCGGTGCTGGCACTCGCCCCGTTCGACGGCCCCGAGGTCGACGCCGCCCTCGAACGGGCCCTCGAGGACCGTGACTGGCAGGTCCGCCAGGCCGCCGAAGACCTGCGCTGA
- a CDS encoding TetR/AcrR family transcriptional regulator, with product MTDQTHAVEPAAPDDRQTRRRAERRAANRAEILDAAEKVFGQNGLRDGSLRRIATESGFSTAAIYLFFDSKHDLVAETMTRRGVELLDAVRQAGQRDEPALGKLHHIVDVTVTFFDDRPHFRQLLRHLRGGVMIVGPVLDTVGAGIDPTFDGVMTTLTDLVREGQEAGEVREGDPRALAHLYSVLINEHVLLTSAGHPPDGVLTSTQFHHLIDGALRNPPAPTPTRPR from the coding sequence GTGACAGACCAGACCCACGCCGTCGAGCCGGCGGCCCCGGACGATCGGCAGACCCGGCGCCGCGCCGAACGGCGTGCCGCCAACCGGGCCGAGATCCTCGACGCCGCCGAGAAGGTGTTCGGCCAGAACGGCCTGCGCGATGGCTCGTTGCGCCGGATCGCCACCGAATCGGGGTTCTCGACCGCGGCGATCTACCTGTTCTTCGACAGCAAGCACGACCTCGTGGCCGAGACGATGACCCGACGCGGGGTCGAGCTCCTCGATGCCGTCCGCCAGGCGGGGCAGCGGGACGAGCCGGCGCTGGGGAAGCTCCACCACATCGTCGACGTCACCGTCACCTTCTTCGACGACCGACCCCACTTCCGGCAGCTGCTCCGCCACCTACGCGGCGGTGTCATGATCGTCGGGCCGGTGCTCGACACCGTCGGCGCCGGCATCGACCCCACCTTCGACGGCGTCATGACGACCCTCACCGACCTCGTACGTGAAGGCCAGGAGGCCGGCGAGGTCCGCGAGGGCGACCCACGCGCCCTCGCCCACCTCTACTCCGTACTCATCAACGAACACGTCCTGCTCACCTCGGCCGGGCACCCCCCGGACGGCGTACTCACCTCGACCCAGTTCCACCACCTGATCGACGGCGCCCTGCGCAACCCGCCCGCCCCGACCCCGACGAGACCACGATGA